The Paenibacillus dendritiformis region ATTTTCCAGCGTGCTCGTCGACTCGCCTTCCAGCACGATGCGATCTTCGCTTACCCCATGATCGATCAAGTAGTGGGCCATGCCTTCGGCTTCCGTGAAATTCGCATCCGGACGATCCAATCCCCCGGACACGATAATATAATCGAACCGCCCCTCCTTGTACAGTTCGAGCGCTTTGTTCAGCCGTTCCCGCAAGCCCGGACTCGGTTCGTCGCCCCAGAGCGAGGCCCCAAGCACGATGCCGATCTCCGTGCGGACCGACGGCGCCGCTTCAGGCACCGACGCAATCTTCCACTGTGTATAAGCGAGCCACAGCAGGCCTGCGAACAGCAGCGTTCCGGCAAGAGACAGCAGCCTTGCCCGCAATCTGCCCTTATTCGTATGTACGCCAAGCTCTTTTCCTTGAATCATGTGCGACTCACTCCTCCCTTTCAAAAGAAAAGCGCGCAATTCATCATTGCGCGCTTCCTCTGATGCGTAAACATGCATTAACCATTTCCGTTGCCGTTATTTCCGTTACGGCCAAAGCCATGGCCATTGCCCTCTCCGTTGTTGCCCGGAACGGCCTGATCCTGCCCCGGATCCGGATCTTCGAAGCTATCCGTCTGATCCGGCGGAGTCGGCTGCTCCGGCTGATCCGGCACCACGGTTCCAGGCACCGTGCCCGTATCATCCCAGCCTCCGGACGAATCGGAACCGTCCGAGTCAGGAGGAAACGGATCAACCGATCCGTCCGGGTCTTCCCCCGGATCCGGAGGATCCACAATCGGCGGCTCCGGCGTTTCTGGCGTCTCCGGTATCTGAATCTCTTCTTCCTCGATCTTCACCGTGGCGACATTGGAACGGGAAGATTCCTCGTCCCCGTTTACCGCCGTGACCACATAGGAATACGTCTCCCCGGCGAATACGCCGATATCTTCCGCATTCGTGACCTTCAGTCCGGCCAGCAATTTCGTATAATCCTGCTCGGCCGAAGACTTCCGGTACAGATTGTAGACGATATTATCCCCCTGCACCGGCTGCCAGCTCAGCGACACGGTCTTCGTCGCTTCCGAGTAGGAAGCGGCCAGGCCGCTAACCTTTTGCACCGGATCAGGCTGCTTCTCGACATGTTCCGGCTTGTTGAAGGAACCGGACTTCCGATCCTTCAGCGCCTTGCCCACCACTTCGCTGAACATCCGCGAAGGCACCCGGCTGCTCTCATGCAGCACGTGATCGCGGTCCGTCTTGTCATATCCCATCCATACCGCCGCCGTCCATTCCGGCGTATAACCGACGAACCACGCATCCCGGTCGCCCGGACCATCATAGCCCGGAACCGAATGCTGCGTCGTTCCGGTCTTGCCCGCTACCTGGCGGCCGCTGATCTGCGCCTGGGTGCCGGTGCCGCTTTTCACGACATCCGTAAGCATCTCGGTCATATAGTAAGCAGTCTGCTCGCTCATGACCTTCACCGGCTTCGGCACATGATACGTGAAATAATCATGCCCCTTGCGGTCCACAATCTTCGCCACAGCGTAAGAAGGATAATAATTGCCTCCATTGGCGAATGCATTGTAGGCCGTAGCCATATTAATCGGCGTCACGCCGTGCGTCATCCCGCCCAATGCAATCGACAAGTTTAAATCGTCGTTCGTTAACGGGATGCCCAAGCTCTTGGCAAATTCAAAACCGGTCTTCAATTTAATCTCATTGAGCAGCCAGACCGCCGGAATATTGATCGAGCGTCTGACCGCTTCCTTCATATCGACGCTAGTCGTATAGCCGCCCAGGTTAGTCGGACTATAGCCGTTGAAGGATTGCTTCTCGTTGCTCAGCTTCGACCACGGGAACCATTTGCCGGTCTCCAGCGCCGGGGCGTAGGACACAATCGGCTTGAAGGCCGAACCCGGCTGCCGCGTGATGGTCGCCCGGTTCAATCCTTTGCGGGCATAGTCTCGTCCGCCCATCATCGCCAGGATTGCGCCGTTCTTATGATCCGTAATGACCATCGCGCCCTGTACCTTCGTCTCGTCTTTGCTCTTCTCGAACATTTCGTCGTTATTGAAGGCGTCATACATGATACGCTGCGCATTCGCGTCCAACGTCGTATAGATCTGGTACCCGCCGCGGAACAACTGGTCTTCGGTAAGACCGGTCCTTTCCACGATTTCCTCTACCATATAATCAAGATAAGAATAATACGCTTCTTCGTTATTGTTGTCGGCGGCCCCTTCATCCTTGGTCTCTATCGGCACGTAATCGACCGCGGACGCTTCATCCCGCTCCTGCTCCGTAATATAACCCTGCTCGTACATCAGCTGGAGCACGACCTGGCGGCGTTCCTTCGAGCGCTCCGGATTATTGATCGGATTGTAATGGGTCGGCGCCTTCGGAATGGCAGCCAGCGTGGCAATCTGCCACAATTCAAGCTTATTGAGATCTTCCGTACCGAAGTAAGTTTTCGATGCGGCGATAATGCCATAGGCCCGTTTTCCGAAGAAAATACGGTTCAAATACATCGTCAAAATTTCGTCTTTGGTAAAATGGTTCTCCAGCGCCAACGCGATGGACACCTCGGTCGCCTTACGGAAAATGGTCTTGTCGCTGGTCAGGAACATGTTCTTCGCCAGCTGCTGGGTAATGGTGCTGCCGCCCTCGGCCAAGCTTCGCGACACAATATCCTTCACCATGGCGCGCCCGATGGACCATAGGTCGACCCCACGGTGCTCGTTAAAGCGCCGGTCCTCGGTCGCGATGAACGCATCGCGGACGCGCTGCGGAATATCTTCCGGCTCGGCAATCTCCCGATGCTCAATCCCTTTGCCCAAATGGGCGATAACATTATTATTGCTGTCATATACGGTGGAGATTTCAGCCATCTCGAACATGTCGGCGTCCTTGTACTCGCGCATCAGACGCTCGCCGTTCAGCAAGATGAACAGATAACCGCCAACCGCGATAAAGGCGGCAAACGCAGCCATAAAGAACGACAGCCAGAAGGTTTTGCGCCAACTCCATTTGCCGCGTTTCTTGGGAGGTTTCCCCTTCCCTTTCCCCTTGGTTGGCACCGGTGTGCGCGTGCGTGTACGCTGGGGAGGTTGCTTCTCTCTCGTCATTATAACCGACTCCCTTTTGTTCACAGAAATGAGTTCTCTCTACTCTATCTCCTACGATTTGCAAGCTATCCAGCACCTGATGGGACGTTGAATGAAAAGAACAACCCTTCAGGGTTGTTCGGCAGCGGACTATACCATTAGACGCAAAACAGGGGCGAAAAGTTGCATTGCTTCCCTTCGGCCCCCGTGAAGCTTATTGCGTGTCGTTCTGATGATCCTGCATCAGGGATACGTTACGCTGCGGCGTAAACGTGGAAATGGCGTGTTTATACACCATTTGCTGGCGGCCGTCGCTGTCTATGACGATGGTAAAGTTGTCAAACGCGCGGATAACCCCGCGAATCTGGAACCCGTTCGTTAAATACACCGTCACCGGGATGCTCTCCTTGCGCAATTGGTTCAAAAACGTGTCCTGGATATTAATAGATTTATTCATCGTCCGTACCCCCATAATCATAAGGTTGTGTTGAAATATATTCAACCTCTTACCGAAACTTTCCTGCTATGATTTTACAAATTCGATCGAAATGTTCGTCCGCACGCTCCGCTTCGCTCACATCCACCCATTCAATATCCTGCATGCGGCGGAACCAGGAGAGCTGACGCTTCGCAAAACGCCGCGTGTCGCGCTTTAACCGTTCGACGGCGGCCTCCAGCGACATTTCATTCTCCAAATACGCAGCGATTTCCTTGTACCCCAGCCCCTGCATGGAGACGAGCTGACGCGAGTAGCCTGCGTCCAGCAAGCGGCGAACTTCCTCAATCAGTCCGTCCCGGAGCATGATGTCGATTCGATCCTCAATACGTTTATATAGCATCTGCCGGTCCATTGTCAAACCGATTAAGCACAGGTCGTACGGAGACGCCTTCTTTTGGCCTGCCAGCTGCGACGATAGCGTTTGCCCGGTCAGATGGTAAATCTCCAATGCCCGCACGACCCGCCGCTGATCATTCGGGTGCAGCCGATTCGCCGTGACCGGGTCGACGGCCTGCAGCTTGGCGTGCAGCGCTTCGGGACCATGAGCGAGCGCAAATTCGTTCATCTCCCGGCGAAAAGCCTCATCCGAACCGGCATCGCTGAACTCGAAGCTGTAACAGACCGATTCCACATACAAGCCGGTCCCTCCGACAATAAACGGAAGCCGATTCCGCGCTGTGATATCGTCAATCAGATGACGGCAGCGTTCCTGGAACTCGGCGACGGAGAAGGCATAATCCGGATCATGGATATCCAGAAGATGATGAGGTATCCCCCTTCTCTCCTCCAGTGGCAGCTTCGCGGTGCCGATATCCATCCCGCGGTACACCTGCATGCTGTCGCCGGATATAATCTCGCACTCGAAGGCATGAGCCACATCCAGACTCAGCTTCGTCTTGCCAACTGCCGTAGGGCCGACGAGCACGAGCAGCCTTGGCCTAGTTGGCGACGTTGTTGCCGGCAATGTCAATCACTCCATATGCTAATTTCGTCCCGGTATGCACGATCCGTTCGAATCCGAGCCGTCCGAATTCCTCGCTGCCCCGCAATTCCTTCATGACGACCGTCTTCCGGGCCACGCGGCAAGCTTCGCGAATCGCTTCCGGCTTCACGGCTCCCGGATTGGCCAATGCGCGCAGCGGATCGATCGATGCCGATTCCTTCACCGGTTCGCGGAACATCGGATCGAAATAGACGAGGTCCACCGAACGGTCGGGAAGGCCGCGCAGCCATTCCACATGATCGGCCTGCTTCAGCACGATGCGGCGCATCGCTTCATTGACGGATTCAATGCTGCTCTCATACAAGAGAAGCCCTTCGTGCAGCAGGGTGAAGAGCGCCTGTTCGCTCTCCAGAGCCGTCACCCGGCCCGCTTCGCCAACGACGTGGGAGAAGACGAGCGCATCGGACCCGAGACCTGCGGTGCAATCCAGCACCTCATCGCCCGGCTGGGCGCGGCTGGCGGCAATCATCGTGTCCCCCTCGCCGGCCAGCAGCCGCTTGATGCGGACATAGGCCATGCTGGGGTGATAGATTAGCTCGGTTACCCCCAGCTTCGTGTATCGTACATCGTTATTGCGGAAGACGACAAATTCATCGTCCCCGTACCGGTTCCGAAGAGCGGCCAGCGTACATCTGCGGCGCTCGACGAACCGGTGGCCGAACGTCTCGGCCATCTTCCGGGCGCGTTCCCTTATGTGCGGGGAGGTCTTATCCCCCGTAGTTACAATCATGAGCTCCTCCTCATTATATACGCTTCAGAAAGGGAAACACAAATGCGGCAGCCGCATTACATGACCCGCTTGAACATTTTCTCCAAATCATAGGTTGTGAATTTGACGACGATCGGGCGCCCGTGCGGGCAAGTATACGGCTGGCGGCATGCGGCCAACCGGACCAGCAGCGCTTCCGCTTCCGCCTCGGTCAAGCGCTGGTTCGCCTTGATGGAGGCTTTGCACGAGCACATAATGGCCGAGGCCTCTCTCAGCTTGGCGACATCCGGCACTTTCTCGCGCAGCACCCAATCCGTCATCTCCCGCACAAGATCGGCTTCCTCCCCGTTCGGGAACCAGTGCGGATACGACCGCACGAGGAACGTCTGCCCTCCGAACGGCTCCAGCCGGATGCCGGCCTGCTCCAGCAGGTGCAGCCGATCCCGGATGCGCGCGGCCTCCGCCGTCGTGAACTCTAGCGTCAACGGCAGCAGCAGCTCCTGCGACGCCTCCTCGGGATGCCCGAAGCGCTCGTAATAATATTCATAATTGATGCGTTCGTGGGCGGCATGCTGATCGATCAGATACAGCCCCTCCGCATTGGATGCGATAAGATACGTTCCGTGCAGCTGGCCGATAAGCTCTACGGCAGGGAACGGCGGCAGCTCCGCCTCCGCCGCCTTGCCCGCGCCGGCTTGCCATGCCGCCTGAACACCCGCCTGGCGGAAGCCGCTCGGCGGCCGGTTCGGCACTGGCGCCGGGGCAGCAGCACCGGAACGCGCGCTTCCGCTCCCGCCGGCATAGCTTCCGCGGGATTCGCGCACCGCTTCCGGCTCCCGCATCGCCCCGGCAGCTTGCTCAGGCGCCCGCTCCGCTTGCACAACATCCTTACGGCCATCGTCCACCTCCGGAACAGCCGCCTGGCCGTTCTCCGCTGGCACGGCCGTCGCCCCGGCGATCCGCTCCGCGCCATCTGCTGGCTTCACATCGGGGCGGGCCAACTCATACCCGGCCGGGTCCGGACCAGGGGCAGGCGCTTCGCTCTCGGGCGGCAGCGGCGGCAGCTCCGCCTCCGCCGACGGAACGAGCGCGCCCATCGGCTTGAGCCGAGGCTCGTCGCGGCCGCCGGCCAGCGACGCGGCAGCCCACTGCCATTCCGTCTGCTCGACATAGGTCCGCACCTTCGCCTTGTCCGGAGCCGCCTGCGGGATAAGCGCCTGCTGCAGCAGGATGTCGCGCAGCGTTGACGCGATGAATTCGCACAGCTCCGGCTCCTTGCTGAACCGCACCTCCAGCTTCGCCGGATGCACATTGACATCAACCAGTGTCGGATGCATCCGCGCATGGAGGACGATCATCGGGAACCGGTTGATCGGCAGCAGCGTATGATACGCCTTCAGCACCGCCTGGTTCAAGGCGAAGCTGCGCACATAGCGCCCGTTCACGAACCAGGACATTGCATTGCGGTTCGATCGGGTCAGCTCCGGCTTCCCGATATAGCCCTCCAGCTTGTAATCCAGCTGCTCCGCCTCCACCGGCACCATGCTCTTCGCCGTCTGCACGCCGTAGACCGCCGCGATCACCTGCTGCAAATCGCCGTTGCCGATCGTCTGCAGCAGCATATTATCATTATGCTTCAGCGTGAACGCAATCTGCGGATAGGCGAGCGCCAGACGGTATATGTAGTCGGAGATATGCCCAAGCTCGGTCTGCACCGTCTTCATATATTTCAAGCGGGCCGGCGTATTGTAGAACAAGTCGCGGACCGCGATATCCGTCCCCTGCATCGACTGAGCCGGCTCGGATGCTTTTACGGTTCCTCCTTCTATCGTCAGCTTCCGCCCGAGGCCGCTGTCATCCGCACAGCTCGTGAGCTCTACCCGCGCCACGGCGGCGATGCTGGGCAAGGCCTCCCCGCGGAAGCCAAGGCTTCGGATCGCGAACAGATCTTTGCCGGAAGCGATCTTGCTTGTGGCGTGGCGCTGGAAGGCGTTCTCCACATCGTCTTCTCCGATTCCGGCTCCGTTGTCCTTGACCCGGATCAACTGGAGCCCGCCCTCCTCGACGGTCACGTCTATCCGGGTGCTCCCGGCGTCGATCGAATTTTCCACCAATTCCTTGACGACGGAGGAAGGCCGCTCCACGACCTCGCCAGCCGCAATCTGATTGGCGATATGCTCGTCCAATATATGAATGACGGCCATCTCGAATTCCCCCTTATTCGTTCTTCAGCCCGCGCGCCCGCTTCATGAACGCATGCAGCGCGTTCATCGCCTCCAGCGGCGTGAGCGACAGCACGTCGACCTCCTGCAGCTCGGCGATCAGCTCGTCAGCCTGCCGGTTCCGCCGCTGCTCCTCCTTCGTGACCGGAGCGGCTGGAGCGGTCGAACTAGCAGCGGATTCCTCCCAGCCGAACAGCGACAGCTGCTCGACCGCGCCGCTCGCGGCCGGGTTCGTGTCCGGAACCGGCGTCGGCTCTATAGCCAGCCCCATTGCCAAGCCATCCTCTGCTACCGCCATCGGCTCGGCCTGCTCCCGCACCCGATCCGGCAGTACCGGCTGTTCCGCCTGTGTCACGCCCGCGTCAGCCGAAGCGGCCGTCTCCCGCAGCGTTCCCGTCTCATAGGTCTTCAACAGATCATAAGAGCGGCGGATAATCGAATCCGGCAGCCCGGCCAGCTTCGCGCAGTAGATGCCGTAGCTTGTGCTTGCCGCTCCCGGAATCAGCTTCCGCAGGAAGGTCACCTGATTCCCGCTCTCCTGAACCGCCATGCAGACATTGCGCAATCCGCCCAGCCGTTCCTCCAGATGGGCCAGCTCGTGGAAATGGGTCGACACGAGCGCCTTGCAGCCGATCTCGTCGTGGACGAACTCGATCACGGCCTGCGCAATCGACATCCCTTCGCTCGTCGACGTTCCCCGCCCGAGCTCGTCGATAATGACCAGGCTCCGGCGCGTCGCCTTGGCGGTCATCACCTGGATATCCATCATCTCCACCATGAAGGTGCTCTGGCCCCCGATAAGATCATCCGCCGCACCGATGCGGGTGAAGATCCGATCGACAATCGGCATGACGGCCCGATCGGCCGGAACGAAGGAGCCCATCTGGGTCAGAATCGCCATCAGCGCGACCTGGCGCATATACGTGCTCTTCCCGGCCATATTCGGCCCGGTGATGAGCAGCATGCCGGCGGCCTGCTCCTCCAGCACGGTATCGTTCGCCATGAACGAGCCGCTCTCCATGACCGCTTCCACCACCGGATGGCGCCCGCCCTCGATATGCATGTCATAGCCGTCGGTAACCTCCGGACGGACGAAGCGGTGCGCCGCGCCGACCGCCGCAAGCGACTGATACACGTCGATTTCCGCGATCACCTCGGCCAGCGTCTGCAGCCTCCGGATCTGCTCGCCGATGCGCTGGCGCAATTGGCTGAACAGATCGTATTCCAGCCCGATCATTTTATCTTCCGCTTCCAGGATGAGCGCTTCCTTCTCCTTCAGCTCCGCCGTAATGAACCGCTCGGCGTTCGCCAAGGTCTGCTTCCGCTCGTAGCGGCCCTCCGGCAGCGCCTGCAGATTCGAGCGGGTCACCTCGATATAATAGCCGAACACTTTGTTGTAGCCGACCTTCAATGACTTGATGCCTGTCTCTTCCCGTTCGCGGCGTTCCAGCTCCGCGATCCACTGCTTGCCGTTCACGCTCGCTTCCCGCAGCTTGTCCAAATAAGCGTCATAACCTGGCTTGATGATGCCGCCGTCGCGCACCGACACGGGCGGCTCCTCGACGATGGCGCGATCGATCCAAGCCACGATATCCTGGCAGTCGTCCAGGCCGGATACCCGCTCGCGCAGCGTAGCCGAATCGGTCTCCGCGCAGCACCGCTTCAAGCCGGGCACCCGCTCCAGCGAATGCTTCAGCGCGATCAGATCGCGGCCGTTCGCCGTGCCGAACGCAATCCGGCTGACGAGACGCTCCAGATCGTACACCTGATGAAGCTGCTCCCGGATATCCTCGCGCCAGATCATATGATGATACAGCGTATCCACCGCTTCGAGCCGCGCCTCGATCGCCCGCTTGTTCATAAGCGGCTTGTCGATCCAGCGGCGCAGCAGGCGGCCTCCCATCGACGTCTGCGTCCGATCGAGCAGCCAGAGCAGCGAGCCCTTTTTCGCCCGCTCGCGCACCGTCTCCGTCAGCTCCAGATTGCGGCGGGTGAACGGATCGAGGACCAGATATTGATCCGGCTCGTACGTCCGCACCTGCGTCAGCTGGGATAAGGAGCGCTTCTGCGTCTCGGACAGATACGACATCAGCAAGGCCAGCGCCTGGCGGCGTTCCGGATCGAGCCGCATCCAGGCCGCCTCGCCGAATTGCCGCTGGGCGAGCGCCTCATCCCGCTTCGTCCAAGGGGTGAACAGAACCGGCTTGCTCCACGCCTTCGTCACCGGGCGCGCCTCGTCCAGCACCCGCTCCGCGCCGATAATCTCCGTCGGCGTATACACGTTCAGCTCGTCCAGCAGCCAGGACTGGCCGGCCGGAGCGGATGTCGCCGTCACCTCGCCCGTCGACAGATCGCAGGCGGCCAGGGCGTACATGCCTTCATGCTCTGTCAGACAGAGCAAATAATGATTGGCTTTCTCGTCAATCATCTTCCCTTCCATAATCGTGCCCGGGGTAATAATGCGTACGATCTCGCGGCGCACGACCCCTTTCGCGGCGGACGGATCCTCCATCTGCTCGCAGATGGCGACCCGGTAACCCTTCTCGATCAGCCGCTGTATGTAACTGTCGGCGGAATGATACGGTACGCCGCACATCGGGATCCGGTCTTCCGTCCCGCTGCTGCCCCGTCCGGTAAGCGTAATCTCCAGCTCCTTGGCCGCCACAATCGCGTCGTCATTGAACATTTCATAGAAATCGCCGAGGCGGAAAAACAAAATCGCGTCCTCCGCCTGCTGCTTAATCGCCAAATACTGCTCCATCATCGGCGTTATCTTCGCCATTAAACACCCTCCGATACCTGACCTTGAATCGTCCTCATTATATCAAAAAAAGAGCGCCGACTCACGTTTTAGCCGCGCTTTCCTTCCGGAGAGCCCATGCCTGGCGGATATCTGCTCGCTCATTCCACCGCCAGCCCGAATCGATGCGCCGGGCGAAGGAACGGATAAGGGCCTGCTCCCGCTCCCTTCCCGTCCCATCTCCGGCGGAGACGGCTTCATATTCCAGCGCGGCCAGCAGCCCCTGCACCGCCGCCCGGGCAATCGGGCGCAGCTCCTCAGTCAGCCGGCCGTCGTGATAGGCGCGGATGACCGGATCGCGCAGACTGTCCCGCCGTTTCAAGCGATGGCGGTGTCTGACGGCCGCGTTCATCAGAGCAAGCACTTCCCGCGCGAGCTCGGGCGAGAACAGGAAGCTGGGCAGCGTCCGGTATTCGAAGCCGCCGGCCCCGCCATGCTCCTGCAGGCGCACGTCGCCGAACGTCCCGTAGCGGGGCCGCCGCGGCGCGCCGGACGGGTCCTCCAACGCGGCTACCGGCAGGGCGACATACGTGTCCAGCACCCGCACGAGCTCGGACGTGAGCGGCAGCCCGCTCAGATGGATATGTCCGCCGAGCGGGAAGCGGCCCAGCGGCCGGCCGCCGGCAAGCCATTCCAGCGCGGCGCCGTCCTCAGCCGCTTCGAGGCAGCGGCGGGCTTCCGCCATCGCGGCGGCGATATTGCGCACAAGCTGCGCAGGGTCCGGGGCCGGATCGGGCCGCAGCTCCATCAGCGGGAAGCGCACTCGGCCCCCGATGCGCACCGCGTCGCAGCCCGCCCGGCCGCCCCGGGGCAGGTAGCGGCTCGCCGCGATCAGCTTGCGCCGGCGCGCGTCGTGCAGCACGAGCTCCGCATCGAGCCCCATCAGGAGCGGATCCCGCCGGGCGCGGGCGGACTGCTGTTCGGCGGCCGCCTTGGCCCAGGAAGCGGCGTAGCTCTCCAGCACCCATGCCGGGAGCGGCGCCGGAACGGGCTCCACCCGCTCGATGGCGTCGCCGGGGCGCGGCTC contains the following coding sequences:
- a CDS encoding YdcF family protein — protein: MIQGKELGVHTNKGRLRARLLSLAGTLLFAGLLWLAYTQWKIASVPEAAPSVRTEIGIVLGASLWGDEPSPGLRERLNKALELYKEGRFDYIIVSGGLDRPDANFTEAEGMAHYLIDHGVSEDRIVLEGESTSTLENLRFSQRMMKERGWTSATIVTHDFHGMRALEIAQALRYEQPQVITVSSEVLSPLWYRGRESLAYTKWKWDELWIP
- a CDS encoding transglycosylase domain-containing protein, whose amino-acid sequence is MTREKQPPQRTRTRTPVPTKGKGKGKPPKKRGKWSWRKTFWLSFFMAAFAAFIAVGGYLFILLNGERLMREYKDADMFEMAEISTVYDSNNNVIAHLGKGIEHREIAEPEDIPQRVRDAFIATEDRRFNEHRGVDLWSIGRAMVKDIVSRSLAEGGSTITQQLAKNMFLTSDKTIFRKATEVSIALALENHFTKDEILTMYLNRIFFGKRAYGIIAASKTYFGTEDLNKLELWQIATLAAIPKAPTHYNPINNPERSKERRQVVLQLMYEQGYITEQERDEASAVDYVPIETKDEGAADNNNEEAYYSYLDYMVEEIVERTGLTEDQLFRGGYQIYTTLDANAQRIMYDAFNNDEMFEKSKDETKVQGAMVITDHKNGAILAMMGGRDYARKGLNRATITRQPGSAFKPIVSYAPALETGKWFPWSKLSNEKQSFNGYSPTNLGGYTTSVDMKEAVRRSINIPAVWLLNEIKLKTGFEFAKSLGIPLTNDDLNLSIALGGMTHGVTPINMATAYNAFANGGNYYPSYAVAKIVDRKGHDYFTYHVPKPVKVMSEQTAYYMTEMLTDVVKSGTGTQAQISGRQVAGKTGTTQHSVPGYDGPGDRDAWFVGYTPEWTAAVWMGYDKTDRDHVLHESSRVPSRMFSEVVGKALKDRKSGSFNKPEHVEKQPDPVQKVSGLAASYSEATKTVSLSWQPVQGDNIVYNLYRKSSAEQDYTKLLAGLKVTNAEDIGVFAGETYSYVVTAVNGDEESSRSNVATVKIEEEEIQIPETPETPEPPIVDPPDPGEDPDGSVDPFPPDSDGSDSSGGWDDTGTVPGTVVPDQPEQPTPPDQTDSFEDPDPGQDQAVPGNNGEGNGHGFGRNGNNGNGNG
- the hfq gene encoding RNA chaperone Hfq, encoding MNKSINIQDTFLNQLRKESIPVTVYLTNGFQIRGVIRAFDNFTIVIDSDGRQQMVYKHAISTFTPQRNVSLMQDHQNDTQ
- the miaA gene encoding tRNA (adenosine(37)-N6)-dimethylallyltransferase MiaA — its product is MLVGPTAVGKTKLSLDVAHAFECEIISGDSMQVYRGMDIGTAKLPLEERRGIPHHLLDIHDPDYAFSVAEFQERCRHLIDDITARNRLPFIVGGTGLYVESVCYSFEFSDAGSDEAFRREMNEFALAHGPEALHAKLQAVDPVTANRLHPNDQRRVVRALEIYHLTGQTLSSQLAGQKKASPYDLCLIGLTMDRQMLYKRIEDRIDIMLRDGLIEEVRRLLDAGYSRQLVSMQGLGYKEIAAYLENEMSLEAAVERLKRDTRRFAKRQLSWFRRMQDIEWVDVSEAERADEHFDRICKIIAGKFR
- a CDS encoding class I SAM-dependent methyltransferase, whose product is MIVTTGDKTSPHIRERARKMAETFGHRFVERRRCTLAALRNRYGDDEFVVFRNNDVRYTKLGVTELIYHPSMAYVRIKRLLAGEGDTMIAASRAQPGDEVLDCTAGLGSDALVFSHVVGEAGRVTALESEQALFTLLHEGLLLYESSIESVNEAMRRIVLKQADHVEWLRGLPDRSVDLVYFDPMFREPVKESASIDPLRALANPGAVKPEAIREACRVARKTVVMKELRGSEEFGRLGFERIVHTGTKLAYGVIDIAGNNVAN
- the mutL gene encoding DNA mismatch repair endonuclease MutL; protein product: MAVIHILDEHIANQIAAGEVVERPSSVVKELVENSIDAGSTRIDVTVEEGGLQLIRVKDNGAGIGEDDVENAFQRHATSKIASGKDLFAIRSLGFRGEALPSIAAVARVELTSCADDSGLGRKLTIEGGTVKASEPAQSMQGTDIAVRDLFYNTPARLKYMKTVQTELGHISDYIYRLALAYPQIAFTLKHNDNMLLQTIGNGDLQQVIAAVYGVQTAKSMVPVEAEQLDYKLEGYIGKPELTRSNRNAMSWFVNGRYVRSFALNQAVLKAYHTLLPINRFPMIVLHARMHPTLVDVNVHPAKLEVRFSKEPELCEFIASTLRDILLQQALIPQAAPDKAKVRTYVEQTEWQWAAASLAGGRDEPRLKPMGALVPSAEAELPPLPPESEAPAPGPDPAGYELARPDVKPADGAERIAGATAVPAENGQAAVPEVDDGRKDVVQAERAPEQAAGAMREPEAVRESRGSYAGGSGSARSGAAAPAPVPNRPPSGFRQAGVQAAWQAGAGKAAEAELPPFPAVELIGQLHGTYLIASNAEGLYLIDQHAAHERINYEYYYERFGHPEEASQELLLPLTLEFTTAEAARIRDRLHLLEQAGIRLEPFGGQTFLVRSYPHWFPNGEEADLVREMTDWVLREKVPDVAKLREASAIMCSCKASIKANQRLTEAEAEALLVRLAACRQPYTCPHGRPIVVKFTTYDLEKMFKRVM
- the mutS gene encoding DNA mismatch repair protein MutS, with the translated sequence MAKITPMMEQYLAIKQQAEDAILFFRLGDFYEMFNDDAIVAAKELEITLTGRGSSGTEDRIPMCGVPYHSADSYIQRLIEKGYRVAICEQMEDPSAAKGVVRREIVRIITPGTIMEGKMIDEKANHYLLCLTEHEGMYALAACDLSTGEVTATSAPAGQSWLLDELNVYTPTEIIGAERVLDEARPVTKAWSKPVLFTPWTKRDEALAQRQFGEAAWMRLDPERRQALALLMSYLSETQKRSLSQLTQVRTYEPDQYLVLDPFTRRNLELTETVRERAKKGSLLWLLDRTQTSMGGRLLRRWIDKPLMNKRAIEARLEAVDTLYHHMIWREDIREQLHQVYDLERLVSRIAFGTANGRDLIALKHSLERVPGLKRCCAETDSATLRERVSGLDDCQDIVAWIDRAIVEEPPVSVRDGGIIKPGYDAYLDKLREASVNGKQWIAELERREREETGIKSLKVGYNKVFGYYIEVTRSNLQALPEGRYERKQTLANAERFITAELKEKEALILEAEDKMIGLEYDLFSQLRQRIGEQIRRLQTLAEVIAEIDVYQSLAAVGAAHRFVRPEVTDGYDMHIEGGRHPVVEAVMESGSFMANDTVLEEQAAGMLLITGPNMAGKSTYMRQVALMAILTQMGSFVPADRAVMPIVDRIFTRIGAADDLIGGQSTFMVEMMDIQVMTAKATRRSLVIIDELGRGTSTSEGMSIAQAVIEFVHDEIGCKALVSTHFHELAHLEERLGGLRNVCMAVQESGNQVTFLRKLIPGAASTSYGIYCAKLAGLPDSIIRRSYDLLKTYETGTLRETAASADAGVTQAEQPVLPDRVREQAEPMAVAEDGLAMGLAIEPTPVPDTNPAASGAVEQLSLFGWEESAASSTAPAAPVTKEEQRRNRQADELIAELQEVDVLSLTPLEAMNALHAFMKRARGLKNE
- a CDS encoding putative amidoligase domain-containing protein; translated protein: MPSSVELHTYVYAAAASSKRAGALLFFEKIAGLPQTGNRERHDERGDEAMQRLELGGGVRLYTDHAAGYRQWRRYAASQRPEAAEAPPGVVVLWLQAPDAARLPDAGAGIGSAGGGRIVLNRHAGPWSGPAMRERLRLWGLPVLDRAAWDAEPGSELSGAGFVRTLCFWVSQLEAVAAAQCFQAPSGGYFYRPLDDWKRPPYLRLARLAVRAVYALGLDTGAVTLRCCPGADEADAPAGVLEEPRPGDAIERVEPVPAPLPAWVLESYAASWAKAAAEQQSARARRDPLLMGLDAELVLHDARRRKLIAASRYLPRGGRAGCDAVRIGGRVRFPLMELRPDPAPDPAQLVRNIAAAMAEARRCLEAAEDGAALEWLAGGRPLGRFPLGGHIHLSGLPLTSELVRVLDTYVALPVAALEDPSGAPRRPRYGTFGDVRLQEHGGAGGFEYRTLPSFLFSPELAREVLALMNAAVRHRHRLKRRDSLRDPVIRAYHDGRLTEELRPIARAAVQGLLAALEYEAVSAGDGTGREREQALIRSFARRIDSGWRWNERADIRQAWALRKESAAKT